The following coding sequences are from one Tachysurus vachellii isolate PV-2020 chromosome 7, HZAU_Pvac_v1, whole genome shotgun sequence window:
- the LOC132849194 gene encoding uncharacterized protein LOC132849194 isoform X2 yields MMCAVRQVMMCTTCSVLHHLLLFLILMFFTVPVSAVTTVKVEFNQTAALPCNRTCSHEATWSLFYNQTYIPVVARCNQTSCSSAEGFNISHDRYLKGDLTLTITAADYSKRNMYTCQCDGKDVKEVCLRIESINSSVQVNPGEDLQLNLHISDQVEVIFKHTDSADPHGVQICSVYKRSLNCTAEYRQRTSLNNTLLTLREVKRTDDGVYIIRDTEYNENLHIYLVTVRDQNKDQESALPVWEIFLMVVVLVLLVAPLIVIIPYLWKKYHSNRRDDRPRNGAGEHQSSNGTIKMNLMENQRMLRQSENESDVTVM; encoded by the exons ATGATGTGTGCAGTGCGTCAGGTGATGATGTGTACCACCTGCAGTGTTCTTCACCACCTCCTTCTtttcctcatcctcatgttcTTCACAG tTCCTGTATCAGCTGTCACTACTGTAAAGGTGGAGTTTAATCAGACTGCTGCTCTACCCTGTAATCGGACGTGTTCTCATGAGGCCACATGGTCTCTGTTCTATAACCAGACCTATATACCTGTAGTGGCTCGGTGTAATCAGACATCCTGCAGTTCAGCAGAAGGATTTAACATCTCCCATGATCGGTATCTGAAGGGAGATCTGACCCTCACCATCACTGCAGCTGATTACAGTAAGAGGAACATGTACACGTGTCAGTGTGATGGCAAAGACGTTAAAGAAGTGTGTCTCAGAATCGAGT ccATCAATTCATCAGTTCAGGTGAATCCTGGTGAAGATCTACAGCTGAATTTGCACATATCAGACCAAGTGGAGGTgatctttaaacacacagattcAGCAGATCCACATGGTGTACAGatctgcagtgtgtataaaagaTCACTAAACTGTACAGCTGAATACAGACAGAGAACATCACTAAATAACACACTTCTTACACTGAGAGAAGTAAAGAGGACTGATGATGGAGTTTACATCATCAGAGACACGGAGTATAACGAGAACCTTCATATTTACTTAGTAACAGTAAGAG ATCAGAACAAAGATCAGGAGTCTGCTCTACCAGTGTGGGAGATCTTcctgatggtggtggtgttggtgctTCTGGTTGCTCCACTAATTGTGATAATCCCGTACCTGTGGAAAAAATATCACAGTAACCGAAGAGATGAT AGGCCCAGGAATGGAGCAGGAGAACATCAGAGCTCTAATGGCACAATAAAAATGAACCTAATGGAGAACCAAAGAATGCtaagacagagtgagaatgaAAGTGACGTAACAGTAATGTAG